Sequence from the uncultured Flavobacterium sp. genome:
AGTAAAAACGAAATCTAAAAAGGGATCCTAATACTTCAATCTAATTTTTATCGAATAGCCATTGCATCTGATTTTTAAAATTTCTTATATATAAGTAGAACGTCTGTAACTATATAATAAGTAAACTGAATATTAAAAAAAACAAAAAAAAGGACGATTTCCATTTTTAATATTAATTTATCGACACAAAATCATAATCAACTGTAATTCAGACATAAATATTGATTATTGATCGACAGCAAACTGCTATTCATCGAAAAAACAAAAAACAATTCTTATAATCGTCTTAGATTTGTGTCAGAATTAAGGAACAAAAAAAATCAAAATAAAAATTAATAAAATAATTATTTCCAAAAACAATTTAACAATGTCAGCAGTGATTGCAACTTCGATAGATAATCTATTCGATTTAGTAAACACTCAAAATTAAAACTATTTATTAACAAGAAATGAAGTTTCATTCAAATACCACTGAAAAATGAAAACAGCAATTACTTTAGCAAACACAATTCCTATTGGAATCAAATCTGAGCACTATTTAGTATTCTCCATGATTATTATAACTATTGGAAAAAACCTAGAGCCAAAGATCCCTATCGAAGCAAACACTTTGATTATAATTTTTTTAGCCATTTCATTAATCGGAATAACACTTCAAATTGTTAATAACCGTTTAAAAAAGAAAATTTTATTCGATACATTTCAAAAACGGTATTAGTTACCATAAGTTATAGTATCAAGCAAAGAATTTTTTATAAGTTATTTGAAAAATGACAAACTAAAACTAATTTTTGTTTCATTTTTGTCACTGCCATTACCCTGTTTGCGCCAATATTGTTCCACTATTGCAGTTACTTCCAGAATTACATTGCCATTTATTGTTGTACTTTGCGCTTTTAAAAATCAATTTTGAAATTGCCTACACCTTCAAAAAAGAGTTGCTAAGTACCAAAAAATATTACCGCCTTTTTTGCCCAAAAAGCTCTGAGCTTTTATCCAAATTAAAATCATTAAAAGGCGATGTAATTCTAGTGAAGTGCTATTTTCTTGCTTCACAAACAAATTTTCGATACTACTTTTATTAAAAGAAAAAGTAAAATGCTTGTTGTAGGCTGATAAAATCTTCCGTCAAAAATTAACAGTTATACTCTTTTGGTAAAACAAAACAAAAGCAAGCACCTTTTTTATTATCTTCTCTATTCTTCAAATAAATAGTACCCACTACTCGATCTACTATGGCTTTTATTGTTGACAAGCCAATACCGGCATTTTTACCATATTTTGAGTTAACTGTTTCAAACAACTCAAATACTTTTAACCAATATTTTTCTGGTATACCTGGCCCATCATCTTCATAAACAAAAGAATAATTAGTTTCATTTTCTGTTAGTGAAATCCAAACATTACATTCTTCTTTGTCGGTATGTTTCGTTGTATTTGATAAAAGATTTTGAATAATTTGAACAAAACCTATTTTTGAATGCCTTATAAAGGTATCGCAATTCCTAAAATTTATATGAGTCGGAATATGTAAAGCACCATTATTAACTATATATTGAATAGTGCTTTCGACATTAAAATCTTCAAAACAAATTTGATCGTTACTAACTTTTGTATATTCTAAGATTCCATTAATTAAGAAATCCATGTATTCATTTCGAGAATAAATTAAATCGATGCAAGCTTCTAATTCTGTGTCTTCAAGGAGTGTTTTATAATCTTCTTTTATAAAAATTAATAATGAATTTATACCTCGTATTGGTACTTTTAAATCATGAGTAAGCCGATAAGCAAATTGGTCCAACTGCACATTTTTTTTAATAATTTCATCATTCAAATCTTCTAAAAATCTATTTTTTTTACGAAGTTCAAATTGCGAAATCACTTGATTGGCCAATGCCTTTAATGATTCTTGTTGGTTCTCTGTAAGACCTTCTCTTGGTTTTGTATCAATAACACAAAGCGTCCC
This genomic interval carries:
- a CDS encoding ATP-binding protein produces the protein MHKPEIPDNEHLRFEALDAYKILDTLPEDEYDALTKIAAQICGTPIALVTLVDHNRQWFKSHHGLNATETPRDFAFCAHAINTPDELFIIPDATKDERFHDNPLTINDPNVVFYAGAPLNTKDGYSLGTLCVIDTKPREGLTENQQESLKALANQVISQFELRKKNRFLEDLNDEIIKKNVQLDQFAYRLTHDLKVPIRGINSLLIFIKEDYKTLLEDTELEACIDLIYSRNEYMDFLINGILEYTKVSNDQICFEDFNVESTIQYIVNNGALHIPTHINFRNCDTFIRHSKIGFVQIIQNLLSNTTKHTDKEECNVWISLTENETNYSFVYEDDGPGIPEKYWLKVFELFETVNSKYGKNAGIGLSTIKAIVDRVVGTIYLKNREDNKKGACFCFVLPKEYNC